From Geomonas agri, one genomic window encodes:
- a CDS encoding response regulator, whose product MAEAARVLLVDDEPMFRRSLAGYLEDCGYCLAEAEDGQEAQQRLLQEQFDLVLTDMRMPVLDGMDLLAWIRERQPETPVIVITGTGAEQVEAAVLSLGAAAFLTKPIMDLRELECVMERVLKG is encoded by the coding sequence GTGGCTGAGGCGGCACGCGTCCTGTTGGTGGACGACGAGCCTATGTTCAGGCGCTCCCTGGCCGGGTACCTCGAGGACTGCGGCTACTGTCTCGCCGAGGCCGAGGACGGGCAGGAGGCCCAGCAGCGCCTGCTGCAGGAGCAGTTTGACCTGGTACTCACCGACATGCGCATGCCGGTACTGGATGGCATGGACCTTCTGGCCTGGATTCGGGAGCGCCAACCCGAAACCCCGGTCATCGTCATCACCGGCACCGGAGCTGAGCAGGTCGAAGCCGCGGTGCTTTCCCTGGGGGCCGCGGCCTTCCTGACCAAGCCGATCATGGACCTGAGGGAATTGGAATGCGTCATGGAACGCGTGCTCAAGGGGTAG
- a CDS encoding substrate-binding periplasmic protein: MRRWVLLFMVLLITMQAVPAAGAERYRIVVDDWVPYSFLKGGKPAGTDIDLLNAVGKSIGIGFEFVFVPWSRAIQMVKQGEADGIISLYDTPERREFLTYTTTPLSSETIVLIVAARKKLKPITTVADLAGLSVGVTPDTSYGREFDAATGFAREPCMSTDLKISKLLAGRMDVAVINRNSLGARLKQSPELKKKIRVLPLVINEQNLYLAFSKKALEQHRAPVEQISKSLARLRGDGTAARINRAYLSAIK, from the coding sequence ATGCGCAGATGGGTTCTTCTTTTCATGGTACTGCTGATCACCATGCAGGCCGTACCCGCGGCCGGCGCGGAACGGTACCGGATCGTGGTGGACGACTGGGTCCCGTACTCCTTTTTGAAGGGCGGCAAGCCCGCCGGCACCGACATCGACCTGTTGAACGCGGTCGGCAAGAGTATCGGCATCGGCTTCGAGTTCGTCTTCGTCCCCTGGTCGCGTGCCATCCAGATGGTGAAGCAGGGCGAGGCGGACGGCATCATCTCGCTCTACGACACCCCGGAGCGCAGGGAATTCCTCACCTACACCACGACCCCCCTGAGCAGCGAGACCATTGTCCTGATCGTGGCGGCCCGGAAGAAACTGAAGCCGATCACCACGGTGGCGGACCTCGCAGGGCTCTCGGTCGGCGTGACGCCGGACACCTCCTACGGCAGGGAATTCGACGCGGCCACCGGCTTTGCCAGGGAGCCCTGCATGAGCACCGACCTGAAGATATCCAAGCTGCTGGCGGGGCGCATGGACGTGGCGGTCATCAACCGCAACTCGTTGGGGGCGCGGCTCAAGCAGTCGCCGGAATTAAAGAAAAAGATCAGGGTGCTCCCCCTGGTGATCAACGAGCAGAACCTCTACCTGGCTTTTTCCAAGAAGGCGCTGGAGCAGCACAGGGCCCCGGTCGAGCAGATTTCCAAGAGCCTGGCCCGGCTGCGCGGTGATGGGACCGCGGCGCGCATCAACCGGGCCTACCTGTCCGCCATCAAGTGA
- a CDS encoding sigma-54-dependent transcriptional regulator: MFLPDKVKLLIIEDEEAVLRGLATYFSDSGYQVETAADGAAGLEAFRRECPDIIFTDLRMPVLSGHEVIREVKQHCPDTPVVVISGTGVVKDAVEALRLGAWDYVEKPVHDLEALEHIVKKALEHSMLRNQVAGLKQKLLSGSVRRPEVFASIVTRSSVLGGIFQYIEVIAPTPQPVLICGETGTGKELFARAVHDASGRKGRFVALNVAGLDDQMLSDTLFGHARGAFTGADKQRDGVIAQAAGGTLFLDEIGDLNEASQIKLLRLLQEGEYFPLGADHPKKSDARMVLATHRNLLERVGQGSFRQDLYYRLFAHQVCIPPLRERPDDIPLLLEHFLAEAAAMLGKNKPTPPRELCSYLAAYAFPGNVRELKAVVYEAVTRHTQGVLSMACFLKAMGSAPAPAPAASAQAGTEVVLREGQLERMPTLDEAEDVLIEQAMRRAGNNQGIAAGYLGINRSALNKKLIKRRERSV; the protein is encoded by the coding sequence ATGTTTCTTCCCGACAAGGTAAAGCTTTTGATCATCGAGGATGAGGAGGCGGTGCTCAGGGGACTGGCCACCTACTTCAGCGACTCCGGTTACCAGGTGGAGACCGCTGCCGACGGCGCCGCCGGCCTGGAGGCGTTCCGCAGGGAGTGCCCCGACATCATCTTCACAGACCTGCGCATGCCGGTCCTCTCCGGGCACGAGGTGATCAGGGAGGTGAAGCAGCACTGCCCCGACACCCCGGTGGTGGTGATCTCGGGAACCGGCGTGGTCAAGGACGCCGTGGAGGCGCTGCGCCTGGGGGCATGGGACTACGTGGAGAAACCCGTGCACGACCTCGAGGCGCTGGAGCACATCGTCAAGAAGGCGCTGGAGCACAGCATGCTGCGCAACCAGGTGGCGGGGCTCAAGCAGAAGCTCCTTTCCGGTTCGGTGCGCCGCCCGGAGGTGTTCGCCTCCATCGTAACCCGTTCTTCGGTCCTCGGGGGGATCTTCCAGTACATCGAGGTGATCGCACCCACGCCGCAGCCGGTCCTCATCTGCGGCGAGACCGGCACCGGCAAGGAACTCTTCGCGCGCGCGGTGCACGATGCCAGCGGCAGGAAGGGGCGCTTCGTGGCCCTGAACGTGGCGGGGCTGGATGACCAGATGCTTTCCGATACCCTGTTCGGGCACGCGCGCGGGGCCTTCACCGGCGCCGACAAGCAGCGCGACGGGGTGATCGCCCAGGCGGCGGGGGGGACCCTGTTCCTGGACGAGATCGGCGACCTGAACGAGGCCTCGCAGATCAAGCTCTTGCGCCTCTTGCAGGAGGGGGAGTATTTCCCCCTCGGCGCGGACCACCCCAAAAAGAGCGACGCCCGCATGGTGCTCGCCACGCACCGGAACCTCCTGGAGCGGGTGGGGCAGGGGAGCTTCCGCCAGGACCTCTACTACCGCCTGTTCGCCCACCAGGTCTGCATCCCTCCCTTGCGGGAACGCCCGGACGACATCCCGCTGCTGCTGGAGCACTTTCTTGCCGAGGCGGCCGCCATGCTGGGCAAGAACAAGCCCACCCCGCCGCGGGAACTCTGCAGCTACCTTGCCGCCTACGCTTTCCCCGGCAACGTGCGCGAACTGAAGGCCGTGGTCTACGAGGCGGTGACGCGCCACACCCAGGGGGTCCTGTCCATGGCGTGCTTTCTCAAGGCGATGGGGAGTGCGCCGGCGCCCGCTCCCGCCGCCAGCGCCCAGGCCGGGACCGAGGTGGTGCTGCGCGAAGGCCAGCTGGAGCGCATGCCTACCCTGGACGAGGCGGAGGACGTCCTTATCGAGCAGGCCATGCGCCGCGCCGGCAACAACCAGGGGATCGCCGCCGGGTATCTCGGTATCAACCGCTCGGCGTTGAATAAGAAGCTGATCAAGCGCCGCGAGCGGAGCGTGTGA
- a CDS encoding methyl-accepting chemotaxis protein has protein sequence MLNLNNLSMRNKLLVTLLPLLVLLILGTVFFAYKVSSGIVRENAYQEAALLSRNYGSQMAVDLENAMTTVRVMSQQFAGMDRYPAGARRDMIDAMMKQATAKNDWALSFWCIYEPNALDGLDAHNVNKVGSNDKGRFTPGYFKSNGKLEPSTTTEADAGSKDYYLLPKKRQTETVLNPYWDVYSGDTSKRKILMTSCIVPIFHGTTFVGVVGVDIELGGLSSKLAQFKPLGSGYAFLAGNNGELLAYPTKELLGKNVAEALPAEHKQPVQQAIATGKEYLIESCRLPGSPADSLVVFAPLTIGKATDLPWSFAVSVPVSSVLAKTRTMAGSLTLVGCLALCCLAAVIVLVAATISKPLRELYQRVSDIAEGEGDLTRRIDLGERSDEVGLLAGKFNLFVDKMRLMILDIAEASRSLAADSLSLNGTSSSISVGAEEVASQTVTVATASEEMAATAADIASNCHLAADGAKEAADATQAGFRVVSSTVAGIRERGEMTRASAKAVTTLGERSEQIGAIVATIEDIADQTNLLALNAAIEAARAGEQGRGFAVVADEVRALAERTTRATKEIGDMIKAIQQETRSAITAMEEGVHATERGAAEAAQLESALSRILEQVNAVSMQVSQIATAAEEQTATTSEITSNIQSVTSAVQLTAQGAHQTATTASQLAEVSGTLQGIVAKFKL, from the coding sequence ATGCTCAACCTGAATAACCTGTCCATGCGGAACAAACTGCTGGTGACCCTTTTGCCCCTGCTCGTGTTGCTGATCCTGGGCACGGTCTTTTTTGCGTACAAGGTCTCCAGCGGCATTGTGCGTGAAAACGCCTACCAGGAGGCGGCCCTTCTGTCGCGCAACTACGGCAGCCAGATGGCGGTGGACCTCGAGAACGCGATGACGACGGTTCGGGTCATGTCCCAGCAGTTCGCCGGGATGGACCGTTACCCAGCCGGGGCGCGGCGCGACATGATCGACGCCATGATGAAGCAGGCCACCGCCAAGAACGACTGGGCGCTCTCGTTCTGGTGCATCTACGAGCCCAACGCACTGGACGGCCTCGATGCGCACAACGTCAACAAGGTGGGGAGTAACGACAAGGGGAGGTTTACGCCGGGGTACTTCAAGTCCAACGGCAAGCTGGAGCCTTCGACCACCACCGAGGCCGACGCGGGAAGCAAGGACTACTACCTGCTCCCCAAGAAGCGGCAGACGGAAACGGTGCTGAACCCGTACTGGGACGTCTATTCCGGCGACACCAGCAAGCGCAAGATCCTCATGACCAGCTGCATCGTGCCGATCTTCCACGGCACCACCTTCGTCGGCGTGGTCGGGGTCGACATCGAGCTGGGCGGGTTGAGCTCCAAACTGGCCCAGTTCAAGCCGCTGGGTTCTGGGTACGCCTTCCTGGCCGGCAACAACGGCGAACTGCTCGCCTACCCGACCAAGGAGCTTTTGGGCAAGAACGTCGCGGAGGCGCTCCCGGCCGAGCATAAGCAGCCCGTGCAACAGGCCATCGCCACCGGTAAGGAATACCTGATCGAGAGCTGCCGGCTCCCCGGCTCGCCCGCCGACTCGCTGGTAGTGTTTGCACCGCTCACCATAGGGAAAGCCACCGACCTCCCCTGGTCCTTCGCTGTCAGCGTCCCGGTCTCCTCGGTGCTTGCCAAGACCCGCACCATGGCCGGTTCGCTCACCCTGGTCGGCTGCCTGGCGCTATGCTGCCTGGCCGCGGTGATCGTCCTGGTGGCCGCCACCATCAGCAAGCCGCTGCGCGAACTCTACCAGCGCGTCTCCGACATCGCCGAAGGGGAGGGCGACCTGACCCGGCGCATCGACCTGGGCGAGCGCAGCGACGAGGTGGGGCTGCTGGCGGGCAAATTCAACCTCTTCGTGGACAAGATGCGCTTGATGATCCTCGATATCGCCGAGGCATCACGCAGCCTGGCCGCCGACTCGCTATCGCTCAACGGCACCTCCTCGAGTATTTCGGTGGGGGCCGAGGAAGTGGCCTCGCAGACGGTTACCGTGGCCACCGCCAGCGAGGAGATGGCCGCCACCGCCGCCGACATCGCCTCCAACTGCCACCTCGCAGCGGACGGCGCCAAAGAGGCGGCCGACGCCACCCAGGCCGGATTCCGGGTAGTCTCCAGCACCGTGGCCGGGATCAGGGAGAGGGGCGAGATGACCCGCGCCAGCGCCAAGGCCGTCACCACCCTGGGTGAGCGCTCCGAGCAGATCGGTGCCATCGTGGCGACCATCGAGGACATCGCGGACCAGACCAACCTGCTGGCCTTGAACGCCGCCATCGAGGCGGCCCGGGCCGGCGAGCAGGGGCGCGGCTTCGCGGTGGTGGCCGACGAGGTGCGGGCTCTGGCCGAGCGTACCACCCGCGCCACCAAGGAAATCGGCGACATGATCAAGGCGATCCAGCAGGAAACCAGGAGTGCCATCACCGCCATGGAAGAGGGGGTGCACGCCACCGAACGCGGCGCCGCCGAGGCAGCCCAACTGGAGAGCGCCCTGTCGCGGATTTTGGAGCAGGTCAACGCGGTCAGCATGCAGGTGAGCCAGATCGCCACCGCCGCCGAGGAACAGACGGCGACCACCAGCGAGATAACCAGTAACATCCAGAGCGTGACCAGCGCGGTGCAGCTGACCGCCCAGGGGGCGCACCAGACGGCCACCACGGCCTCCCAGCTCGCCGAGGTCTCCGGCACGCTGCAGGGGATCGTAGCCAAGTTCAAGCTCTAG
- a CDS encoding PAS domain S-box protein, giving the protein MMKLRLKYLLASLFLALLLVGRVEADPPDWKPTALPLSTQERAWLASHPVVRVRVSRNYPPFEFFAEGRFQGMAWDYLEILGRELGVTFQPAPDMPWGQALSSLEQKTGVDMVLMITPDPSRRSFVEFTAEYLSFPQVIFTRKDFRFIASLADLNDGSVATEKGFIEAERLRRDLPHLKVVEAPSTARALELVATGAADACVANLAVGSYLMAQKGLADLKVAAPSIYPEETYAVGVRKDWAPLARILDKGLAAIPQSQRQQIQQRWLSIRYEHGLRPIDILAWVLGVAVVALAFILQLRRMVQHRTAELERVIEEQGRTESALRQRETELQSLYMAAPIGIAYVKDRVMLRVNDALCRQSGFSREELVGNSTRIFYPSDAAWEAAAEKLYQESVIENGAAAEMPLFTKNGDATDVLVSVAPLARGDLSAGYVAMVLDITERKKAVLALKESEERFQTIFNESPIRIVLNELERGTYVDVNKTFCEVAGISREEAVGKTPEQLGLITHEDHERLVGLLTRNGSIEQEEIVSVMEGVETVALLSTRIIEIGNVPVALSMLQDITARKRAEEALIQNEKMTMIAGMAAGVAHEVNNPLGIIAQDLQNLERRLSPALPGNNAAAAKLGLDLGLVERYLEAREITGYLSSMRKAVKRASLIISGMLQFSRASGAKQQLVTLEEVMEQSLQLALSDFDLRTRYDFRNLSLAKEYDAAAPKASLCVPEMEQVFINLLKNAAQALLHEGAKGAQIRIRTWHDAERVFVSIADNGPGMSESVRRRIFDPFFTTKEIGSGTGLGLSISYAIVTKNHRGEISVESAEGQGSCFTVSLPRTAKE; this is encoded by the coding sequence ATGATGAAACTGCGACTGAAATACCTGTTGGCCTCACTGTTCCTGGCGCTGCTGCTGGTCGGGAGGGTGGAGGCGGACCCTCCTGACTGGAAGCCCACCGCGCTCCCCCTCAGCACCCAGGAGCGCGCCTGGCTCGCGTCCCACCCGGTGGTGCGCGTCCGGGTCAGTCGCAACTACCCCCCCTTCGAATTCTTCGCCGAGGGGCGCTTCCAGGGCATGGCCTGGGATTACCTGGAGATCCTGGGGCGGGAGCTGGGAGTAACGTTCCAGCCCGCGCCGGACATGCCCTGGGGGCAGGCGCTCTCCTCGCTGGAACAAAAGACAGGGGTCGACATGGTGCTCATGATCACGCCCGATCCCTCGCGCCGCAGCTTCGTGGAATTCACCGCCGAATACCTCAGCTTCCCGCAGGTCATCTTCACCAGGAAGGACTTCCGGTTCATCGCATCGCTGGCCGATCTCAACGACGGGAGCGTAGCCACCGAGAAGGGGTTCATCGAGGCGGAACGCCTGCGCCGCGACCTACCCCACCTGAAGGTCGTCGAGGCTCCCTCCACCGCGCGGGCACTCGAGCTGGTCGCCACCGGTGCGGCCGACGCGTGCGTGGCGAACCTTGCGGTCGGCAGCTACCTGATGGCGCAAAAGGGGCTGGCAGACCTCAAGGTGGCGGCGCCGTCGATCTACCCCGAGGAGACGTACGCGGTCGGGGTGCGCAAGGACTGGGCCCCGCTGGCGCGCATCCTGGACAAGGGACTGGCTGCTATCCCCCAGTCGCAGAGGCAGCAGATCCAGCAGCGCTGGCTCTCCATCCGCTACGAGCACGGCCTGCGCCCGATCGACATCCTGGCGTGGGTGCTGGGCGTCGCCGTGGTGGCGCTTGCCTTCATCCTGCAGTTGCGCCGTATGGTTCAGCACCGCACCGCGGAACTGGAGCGGGTGATCGAGGAGCAGGGTCGCACCGAGTCGGCGCTGCGGCAGCGCGAGACCGAGCTGCAGTCGCTGTACATGGCGGCCCCCATCGGCATCGCCTACGTCAAGGACCGGGTCATGTTGCGGGTTAACGATGCGCTCTGCAGGCAGTCCGGGTTCAGCCGCGAGGAACTGGTCGGCAACAGCACCCGCATCTTCTACCCCTCGGATGCGGCCTGGGAGGCCGCCGCTGAGAAGCTCTACCAGGAGTCGGTCATCGAAAACGGCGCAGCCGCAGAAATGCCGCTCTTCACCAAGAACGGCGACGCAACCGATGTGCTGGTCAGCGTCGCCCCCCTCGCGCGGGGCGACCTGTCCGCCGGTTACGTCGCCATGGTGCTGGACATCACGGAGAGGAAAAAGGCTGTGCTTGCGCTGAAAGAGAGCGAGGAACGTTTCCAGACCATCTTCAACGAGAGCCCGATCCGCATCGTCTTGAACGAACTGGAGCGGGGCACCTACGTCGACGTGAACAAGACCTTCTGCGAGGTGGCGGGGATCTCCCGCGAAGAGGCCGTCGGCAAGACCCCGGAGCAGTTGGGGCTGATCACGCACGAAGACCACGAACGGCTGGTGGGACTTCTCACTCGCAACGGCAGTATCGAGCAGGAAGAGATCGTTTCGGTCATGGAAGGGGTGGAGACCGTCGCCCTGCTTTCCACGCGGATCATCGAGATAGGGAACGTGCCGGTCGCGCTTTCCATGCTGCAGGACATCACCGCGCGCAAGCGGGCCGAGGAGGCCCTGATCCAGAACGAGAAGATGACCATGATCGCGGGGATGGCGGCCGGCGTGGCGCACGAGGTGAACAACCCGCTGGGCATCATCGCTCAGGACCTGCAGAACCTGGAACGGCGCCTGTCTCCGGCCCTGCCCGGCAACAATGCGGCGGCCGCCAAGCTCGGGCTCGACCTCGGACTGGTGGAACGCTACCTCGAAGCCAGGGAGATCACCGGCTATCTCTCCAGCATGCGCAAGGCGGTGAAGAGGGCTTCCCTCATCATCTCGGGCATGCTCCAGTTCAGCCGGGCCAGCGGAGCCAAGCAGCAGCTGGTGACCCTGGAAGAGGTGATGGAGCAGTCGCTGCAGCTTGCCCTGAGCGACTTCGACTTGCGCACTCGCTACGATTTCAGGAACCTCAGCCTCGCCAAGGAGTACGATGCCGCAGCACCCAAGGCGTCGTTGTGCGTCCCGGAGATGGAACAGGTCTTCATCAACCTCCTGAAGAACGCGGCCCAGGCCCTGCTGCACGAGGGGGCCAAGGGGGCGCAAATCCGGATCAGGACCTGGCACGACGCCGAACGCGTCTTCGTCTCCATCGCGGACAACGGCCCGGGCATGAGCGAGAGCGTGCGTCGGCGCATCTTCGATCCCTTCTTCACCACCAAGGAGATCGGTTCCGGCACCGGCCTCGGGCTTTCCATTTCCTACGCCATCGTGACCAAGAACCACCGGGGCGAAATATCTGTCGAGTCGGCGGAAGGGCAGGGAAGCTGCTTCACCGTCTCCCTGCCGCGCACCGCAAAGGAGTAA
- a CDS encoding EAL domain-containing protein gives MFPQHRNLTVLTIDDDADMRRSIVSYLEDVGFTVYQASGGRQGLEMFEVNRPDLVFTDLMMPEVDGLAVVKEITRVSRETPVVVISGNGSVSYAIEAVRQGAWDYITKPILEFSVIDEVIRQVLERAESMRVERSYQESLKKAVLSQQRQITVIETTDPLTRLPVRPQMQEKFSQVILNSGFSGDLFVLLLELENFKTVTELFGHDARQALLTEVAARLKTLVRRDVWVYRSGADQFAVLAANDPDVQSCIKATLSLLDEPVKVQGQEVDASYSMGIATFPYDGESMETLLQHADIARANARISGRNRYFFYSRELWDQVQDRVALEVGLRRALARREYELHYQPKVDAASGTMLGVEALLRWRPSRSEKLVSPAVFIPVLEQSGLIVEVGAWALSAACRQHAEWRKRGMGPVTLAVNVAAAHFETGELPRLVERVLHETGMEPGLLCLELTESTLVQETETVVATLHELRRLGVKLAIDDFGTGYSSLAYLKDLPIDELKIDRSFVEHLPGDQSTLTIVSSLLELAAKMRLGVVAEGVENAEQAEVLASLGCRELQGFLFSPPLPHEELMLWWRAREAEPARGAAWGEEKIGELAGGIAHDFKNIITGIVGNLTLAQIHLEENHESAEPLRRVAQASLRATELAQKLMELSKPGAVRRKAVPVRAAVEECIALTLAGSDTRCEVDVAGDVADLYMDQGEFFQILNNLVLNAAQALSPQGNITVAAENEAAGAVSAGTPRVRLTVRDDGCGMSAEVLEKALLPYFTTKPAGNGLGLASTKTLVDRNGGVLNIESAPGRGTCVELLLPACPGGETASTAVNR, from the coding sequence ATGTTCCCCCAGCATAGAAACCTGACCGTCCTCACCATCGACGACGACGCCGACATGCGGCGCAGTATCGTCTCCTACCTGGAGGACGTAGGCTTCACCGTGTACCAGGCCTCGGGCGGCAGGCAGGGACTGGAGATGTTCGAGGTGAACCGGCCGGACCTGGTGTTCACCGACCTGATGATGCCGGAGGTGGACGGGTTGGCCGTGGTCAAGGAGATTACGCGGGTGAGCCGGGAAACCCCGGTGGTGGTCATCTCCGGCAACGGCTCGGTGAGCTACGCCATCGAGGCGGTGCGGCAGGGCGCATGGGACTACATCACCAAGCCCATCCTCGAATTCTCGGTGATCGACGAGGTAATACGGCAGGTGCTCGAGCGGGCCGAGTCGATGCGGGTCGAGCGGAGCTACCAGGAGAGCCTCAAGAAGGCGGTGCTGAGCCAACAGCGCCAGATCACGGTCATCGAGACTACCGACCCGCTGACCAGGCTCCCCGTGCGTCCCCAGATGCAGGAGAAGTTCAGCCAGGTGATCCTCAACTCCGGCTTCAGCGGCGACCTGTTCGTGCTGCTCCTGGAACTGGAGAACTTCAAGACGGTCACCGAACTGTTTGGCCACGACGCGAGGCAGGCGCTTCTAACCGAAGTGGCGGCGAGGCTCAAGACGCTGGTGCGGCGGGATGTGTGGGTGTACCGCTCGGGGGCGGACCAGTTTGCCGTCCTCGCGGCCAACGATCCCGACGTGCAAAGCTGCATCAAGGCGACCCTCTCCCTCCTGGATGAGCCGGTCAAGGTGCAGGGGCAGGAAGTGGATGCCTCCTACAGCATGGGCATCGCCACCTTCCCCTACGACGGTGAGTCGATGGAAACCCTGCTGCAGCACGCCGACATCGCCCGCGCCAACGCGCGGATCTCCGGGCGCAACCGTTACTTCTTCTACTCCCGCGAGCTGTGGGACCAGGTGCAGGACCGGGTGGCGCTGGAGGTGGGGCTGCGCAGGGCACTGGCTCGGCGCGAGTACGAACTGCACTACCAGCCCAAGGTCGATGCCGCGAGCGGCACGATGCTGGGGGTGGAGGCGCTGCTGCGCTGGCGCCCATCCCGGAGTGAAAAGCTGGTCTCGCCGGCGGTGTTCATCCCGGTACTGGAGCAAAGCGGTCTCATCGTCGAGGTCGGGGCCTGGGCGCTGTCGGCCGCCTGTCGGCAGCACGCCGAGTGGCGCAAAAGGGGGATGGGACCTGTCACCCTCGCCGTCAACGTCGCCGCCGCCCACTTCGAGACCGGCGAGTTGCCGCGGCTGGTCGAGCGGGTGTTGCACGAAACGGGGATGGAGCCGGGACTGCTCTGCCTGGAACTGACCGAGAGCACCCTGGTCCAGGAGACCGAGACAGTGGTCGCCACGCTGCACGAGCTGCGCAGGCTGGGGGTGAAACTCGCCATCGACGACTTCGGCACCGGCTACTCCTCGCTTGCCTATCTGAAGGACCTCCCCATCGACGAGCTGAAGATAGACCGCTCCTTCGTCGAGCACCTTCCCGGAGACCAGTCCACCCTCACCATCGTGTCGTCGCTTCTGGAACTGGCGGCCAAGATGAGGTTGGGCGTGGTGGCCGAAGGGGTGGAGAACGCGGAACAGGCGGAAGTGCTGGCCAGCCTGGGATGCCGCGAACTGCAGGGCTTTCTTTTCTCGCCGCCGCTGCCGCACGAGGAGCTCATGCTCTGGTGGCGCGCCCGGGAGGCCGAACCGGCGCGGGGGGCGGCCTGGGGGGAGGAAAAGATCGGCGAACTCGCCGGCGGCATCGCGCACGACTTCAAGAACATCATCACCGGCATCGTGGGGAACCTCACCCTGGCGCAGATCCACCTGGAGGAGAACCACGAGTCGGCGGAGCCGCTCAGGAGGGTGGCCCAGGCGAGCCTCAGGGCGACGGAGCTGGCCCAGAAGCTGATGGAACTTTCCAAGCCGGGGGCGGTGCGGCGCAAGGCGGTGCCGGTGCGCGCCGCTGTCGAAGAGTGCATCGCCCTGACCCTGGCCGGTTCCGATACCCGGTGCGAGGTCGACGTGGCCGGCGACGTGGCGGACTTGTACATGGACCAGGGTGAGTTCTTCCAGATACTGAACAACCTGGTCCTCAATGCGGCACAGGCGCTTTCCCCGCAGGGAAATATCACCGTAGCGGCCGAGAACGAGGCGGCCGGTGCTGTGAGTGCGGGGACACCACGGGTGCGGCTCACGGTGCGCGACGACGGCTGCGGCATGAGCGCGGAGGTGCTCGAGAAGGCGCTGCTCCCGTATTTCACTACCAAGCCTGCCGGCAACGGCCTCGGGCTCGCCTCGACTAAAACGCTGGTGGACCGAAACGGCGGTGTGCTGAACATCGAATCGGCACCAGGCCGCGGCACCTGCGTGGAACTTCTGCTGCCGGCGTGCCCTGGAGGAGAAACAGCTTCCACTGCAGTCAATCGGTAA
- a CDS encoding L-cysteine desulfidase family protein, translating to MSMYHEVIKHEVFPALGCTEPIAVAYAASLAAAQLDGELEQVTVSADAGVFKNGFAVTVPETGGVKGNVIAAALGALIARPELKMEILSGTRPELLQQAKLMVSGGQAAVSLAEAQRGFYIDATVVKGGRVARAVLAGGHTNLVRLERDGEVLLRNEQEEGGEDSHQYRAALKQMTLAQLVDLLEDVNREDLVYLKRGVEMNLRVAEAGKELTKVGYYVEELVRKGFLLSDVVSSSKILTASASDARMAGLSYPVMSSGGSGNQGIVAILVPYNVGLFFRIPEETILKSIALSHLVNAYIKCHTGDLAPICGCAIAAGVGAAVAIVYQQAGKDIAKMNLAVNTIISDIGGMLCDGAKGGCALKVVSSTDASIRAAYMALSGHGITEEEGFVGRSAEETIRNLSRITDRGMSLADETMLHIMLEKQGGATS from the coding sequence ATGAGCATGTACCATGAGGTTATCAAGCACGAAGTTTTCCCGGCCCTTGGCTGTACCGAGCCGATCGCCGTTGCCTATGCCGCGAGCCTTGCCGCGGCGCAGTTGGACGGCGAGTTGGAGCAGGTCACGGTGAGCGCCGATGCCGGGGTGTTCAAGAACGGCTTCGCCGTCACGGTCCCCGAAACCGGCGGGGTGAAAGGAAACGTGATCGCGGCCGCCTTGGGAGCGCTGATCGCCCGCCCGGAGCTGAAGATGGAAATCCTGTCCGGTACGCGGCCGGAGCTTTTGCAACAGGCCAAGCTCATGGTATCCGGAGGACAGGCCGCGGTATCCCTGGCGGAGGCACAGCGAGGGTTCTATATCGACGCGACCGTGGTGAAGGGAGGCAGGGTAGCGCGTGCGGTGTTAGCCGGCGGCCACACCAACCTAGTGCGGCTGGAGCGCGACGGTGAAGTCCTGCTGCGCAACGAGCAGGAAGAGGGGGGAGAGGACAGCCACCAGTACCGTGCGGCCCTGAAGCAGATGACGCTGGCCCAGCTGGTGGACCTGCTGGAGGACGTGAACCGGGAGGACCTGGTCTACCTGAAGCGGGGCGTGGAGATGAACCTGCGGGTTGCCGAGGCGGGGAAGGAGCTCACCAAGGTGGGCTACTACGTGGAAGAACTGGTCCGCAAGGGCTTTCTCCTTTCCGACGTGGTATCCTCCAGCAAGATCCTGACTGCCTCCGCCTCGGACGCGCGCATGGCCGGGCTTTCCTATCCGGTCATGTCCAGCGGCGGCAGCGGCAACCAGGGCATCGTGGCCATCCTGGTCCCCTACAACGTGGGGCTGTTCTTCCGTATCCCCGAAGAGACCATTTTGAAGAGCATTGCCCTGTCGCACCTGGTGAACGCCTACATCAAGTGCCATACCGGCGACCTGGCCCCCATCTGCGGCTGCGCCATCGCGGCGGGAGTCGGCGCCGCGGTCGCTATCGTGTACCAGCAGGCGGGCAAGGACATCGCCAAGATGAACCTCGCCGTGAACACCATCATCTCCGACATCGGCGGTATGCTCTGCGACGGCGCCAAGGGCGGCTGCGCCCTCAAGGTGGTAAGCTCGACCGATGCCTCCATCCGCGCCGCCTACATGGCGCTGTCCGGTCACGGCATCACCGAGGAAGAGGGGTTCGTGGGGAGGAGCGCGGAGGAAACCATCCGCAACCTGAGCCGGATCACCGACCGCGGTATGTCGCTTGCCGACGAAACCATGCTGCACATCATGCTGGAAAAGCAGGGGGGTGCTACCTCTTAG